In a genomic window of Amblyomma americanum isolate KBUSLIRL-KWMA chromosome 4, ASM5285725v1, whole genome shotgun sequence:
- the LOC144129814 gene encoding uncharacterized protein LOC144129814, protein MRGGARADIHTSDNKQAQEATPPASTAATGTCVGEASSNGVVGLEPAAQGPPEGGEMKSEVISMVSALSQPVLRRGTQLVALAATAVDVPGVMANIEAAAPQAAVKATAPKDACDADLMQDAANMPSFYPGHTSRAPDKECTVPQWILAALALCLPCVLMLLFVFVVLPLLEKDPVRKTVCDTRDCVLHANALRSAKSQAAAKACEDIGLLVCSTWANRHRGLAWAVVPHVVMDWIVNIEDAVATARHESDVMKRPMRLVHSCLNRQGNDKDAVISLIRFVHNKSFAWPTEEEGSESLGYSRALVALIELAVRWALPLWFRIDLLPPRPARNRTLTVKPSAIPIIWEILHGELLSNQDVYPGYLHLFHEEFFVHRTPTPTYQEFLVESSVIQSHVLGNLSHANRASIFVPASMELEKLPSLIPQLKADDWAIAVQSAFNVSPPIEIHDVLLATNGEILAAVSTLFDAYYARSIVYHTSWWFLQMVGIFVSNQLFNYASVYKLGAQFQKIVCAIHIEATDYLLLAAVSQPKFASEQRRSIKRYLEHVHSTAVEKVRTSSKIRSPVKGALLSMLQRTTAVTWPEDAFVFGKNPSNIYTNYVSSFNDSNIFSWWRSLREALQPSVASEQHAAVNKLPRLDTRTVTWYDPVLEVMSISFAALVPPLYYKSGTSAMLYGGLGYIYAREVVQTVNFLTMLLDDGGDTNRPSEGAIVMTLGNNVSCPGVAPSAVELMSPSLPALEIAYAAYVTYRDEENDLPLKGLEKYSAKQIFFLTFCLMACEVELSGRQSAPLCNSAVKNFEPFAKAFSCRPGSNMNPGVKCRFFEV, encoded by the exons TGCTCCGACGAGGCACACAGCTGGTCGCCCTGGCTGCAACGGCTGTCGATGTGCCAGGCGTGATGGCAAATATTGAGGCGGCTGCGCCCCAGGCGGCAGTCAAGGCTACCGCTCCGAAGGATGCATGTGACGCTGACCTGATGCAAGACGCCGCCAAC ATGCCGAGCTTCTATCCAGGCCATACATCACGAGCACCGGACAAGGAGTGCACGGTACCGCAGTGGATCCTGGCCGCATTGGCACTGTGTCTGCCTTGTGTCTTGATGCTCCTCTTCGTGTTCGTTGTGCTGCCTCTGCTCGAAAAAGACCCTGTTCGAAAGACAGTTTGCGACACGCGTGACTGCGTCCTCCACGCCAATGCTCTTCGCTCGGCCAAGAGTCAGGCTGCAGCCAAAGCTTGCGAGGACATTGGCCTCCTTGTCTGCTCCACATGGGCTAACAGGCATCGTGGGTTGGCCTGGGCTGTTGTGCCGCATGTGGTCATGGACTGGATAGTGAACATCGAGGACGCCGTTGCGACGGCACGGCATGAAAGTGACGTTATGAAAAGGCCGATGCGCCTCGTCCATTCGTGTCTCAACAGGCAAGGcaacgacaaagacgcggtcaTCAGCTTGATTCGCTTCGTGCACAACAAGAGCTTCGCGTGGCCTACCGAGGAGGAAGGTAGTGAATCACTCGGCTATTCCAGGGCACTTGTTGCGCTGATCGAGCTAGCCGTGCGATGGGCCCTTCCGCTCTGGTTCCGCATAGACCTTCTGCCTCCGCGACCGGCCCGGAATCGTACCCTCACTGTCAAGCCATCAGCAATTCCGATCATATGGGAGATCTTGCACGGAGAGCTTCTATCTAACCAGGACGTCTATCCGGGTTACTTACACCTATTTCACGAAGAGTTCTTCGTCCATCGAACACCCACACCAACATACCAAGAGTTCCTGGTTGAAAGTTCCGTCATCCAGAGCCACGTGTTGGGAAATTTGAGCCACGCAAACAGAGCGTCCATCTTCGTTCCCGCTTCAATGGAACTTGAGAAGCTGCCATCTCTTATCCCGCAGTTAAAAGCGGACGACTGGGCAATCGCTGTGCAGTCCGCTTTCAACGTCTCTCCTCCCATCGAAATTCACGACGTACTCCTAGCGACAAATGGCGAAATATTGGCTGCTGTTAGCACACTATTTGACGCCTACTACGCCAGATCCATTGTTTATCACACGTCTTGGTGGTTCTTGCAGATGGTTGGTATCTTTGTGAGCAACCAGTTATTTAACTATGCAAGTGTATACAAGCTGGGTGCCCAGTTTCAGAAGATAGTTTGCGCCATACACATCGAGGCGACGGATTATCTGCTCCTCGCCGCCGTGAGCCAGCCCAAGTTTGCTTCCGAGCAGCGGCGTTCCATCAAGCGCTACCTGGAGCACGTCCATTCCACGGCTGTGGAGAAAGTCCGCACATCGTCGAAGATTCGCAGTCCTGTCAAAGGCGCCCTGCTGTCTATGCTGCAGCGGACGACTGCTGTCACATGGCCTGAAGATGCTTTCGTTTTCGGAAAAAACCCAAGTAACATCTACACTAACTACGTATCGTCCTTCAACGACTCAAACATATTCTCGTGGTGGCGCTCGTTAAGAGAGGCCCTACAGCCATCTGTTGCCAGCGAACAGCATGCCGCGGTCAACAAGCTTCCGCGGCTTGACACGAGAACAGTGACGTGGTACGATCCCGTACTCGAAGTCATGTCTATTTCCTTCGCGGCCCTGGTGCCCCCTCTGTACTACAAGAGCGGTACAAGTGCCATGCTGTACGGTGGTCTTGGCTACATCTACGCCAGAGAGGTCGTGCAGACAGTCAACTTCCTGACGATGTTGCTCGACGACGGTGGCGATACAAATCGACCATCCGAAGGTGCGATTGTCATGACGCTGGGGAACAACGTGTCGTGTCCCGGTGTGGCGCCGTCCGCTGTGGAGTTAATGTCTCCCTCTCTACCAGCCCTGGAAATAGCCTATGCCGCGTATGTGACGTATCGAGATGAAGAAAATGATCTTCCTCTCAAGGGTTTAGAGAAGTACAGCGCCAAACAAATATTTTTTCTCACGTTTTGCCTGATGGCTTGTGAGGTGGAATTATCGGGCCGACAATCGGCACCCTTGTGTAACAGTGCTGTGAAAAACTTTGAACCATTCGCCAAGGCCTTTTCTTGCCGGCCTGGATCAAATATGAATCCCGGGGTAAAGTGCCGCTTTTTCGAAGTGTGA